One Desulfolucanica intricata genomic region harbors:
- the pcrA gene encoding DNA helicase PcrA: MSEILEKLNPAQAEAVRHTEGPLLILAGAGSGKTRVLTHRIAYLLKEKRISPFNILAITFTNKAAGEMRERVAAIVPEAARDLWVSTFHSACLKILRRDGHLLGYDHNFTVYDEGDKLTLLKDCLKELNIDDKKFSPRAVSGAISNAKNKLIDTDTYDRNAADFFTRQAAKVYHMYQDKLRNNNALDFDDLLHLTVRLLKEYPAVLEKYQNKFRYILVDEYQDTNYVQYILVNMLAQKSRNLCVVGDPDQGIYGWRGADIQNILSFERDYPEAKVVTLEQNYRSTQTILDAANQVISNNPGRKEKRLWTDLGKGSPITIYLARDEYAEAQFVADQIVRLHCDENRPYRDFAVLYRTHAQSRVLEEIMLRSGIPYTIIGGQRFYERKEIKDILAYLRVIVNPADEVSLARIINVPKRGIGEASLGKIISFARQERLPAGLAVERAGEIPGLTGKAKKQAVLLGELFQEWRRQQEFFSVTELTVEILERTGYRQELADEGTIEARTRLENLDEFLSVTKAYDQETPEGSLSEFLSELSLVTDADQVDQDADQVNMMTLHTAKGLEFPTVFLVAMEEGVFPHSRALLEAVELEEERRLAYVGLTRAQERLYLTHSFERTLYGNMNYNKPSRFLEEISPELIESAGLNRMNRYSPISPGIKTKESIRKKTTGPEFILGDKVQHRKWGVGVIVGIAGKGQDAQLRVAFPDLGIKTLIAGYAPLEKAE, from the coding sequence TTGAGCGAAATACTTGAAAAACTGAATCCTGCCCAGGCTGAGGCAGTGCGGCATACTGAGGGGCCGCTCTTAATTTTGGCCGGCGCCGGCAGCGGTAAAACCAGGGTTTTAACCCACAGGATAGCTTACTTACTTAAGGAGAAAAGAATCTCTCCGTTCAATATACTGGCCATTACTTTTACAAATAAAGCGGCCGGAGAAATGAGGGAGCGGGTGGCGGCGATAGTTCCGGAGGCTGCCCGGGACTTATGGGTTTCCACCTTTCACTCGGCCTGCCTGAAAATTTTGCGGCGGGACGGCCATTTGTTGGGGTACGATCATAATTTCACTGTTTACGATGAGGGGGACAAGCTAACTCTCCTAAAGGATTGCTTGAAAGAATTAAATATTGATGACAAAAAATTTAGTCCGCGGGCAGTATCCGGTGCTATCTCCAATGCAAAGAACAAGCTTATTGATACGGATACCTATGACCGTAACGCGGCTGACTTCTTTACCCGGCAGGCAGCCAAGGTTTACCATATGTATCAGGACAAGCTTAGAAATAACAATGCATTGGATTTTGATGATTTGTTACATTTAACTGTTCGTTTGTTAAAAGAGTACCCTGCTGTCCTGGAGAAGTATCAAAACAAATTCCGGTACATTTTGGTGGATGAATATCAGGATACCAACTATGTTCAGTATATACTGGTAAATATGCTGGCTCAAAAAAGCCGTAATCTCTGTGTGGTGGGTGATCCGGACCAGGGTATATACGGCTGGCGCGGGGCGGATATTCAAAATATCCTTAGTTTTGAGCGGGATTACCCGGAAGCAAAGGTAGTTACTTTAGAACAAAACTATCGTTCGACCCAGACTATATTGGATGCTGCTAATCAGGTGATTAGTAATAACCCGGGGCGTAAGGAAAAGCGTCTTTGGACAGACCTGGGAAAGGGCAGTCCGATTACGATTTATCTGGCCCGTGATGAATACGCTGAAGCACAATTTGTAGCTGATCAAATTGTCCGGCTGCACTGTGATGAGAACAGGCCTTATCGTGATTTTGCTGTTTTGTACCGCACCCATGCTCAGTCCAGGGTTTTGGAAGAAATTATGCTGCGTTCGGGAATTCCTTATACGATTATAGGTGGACAGAGGTTTTATGAACGTAAGGAGATTAAAGATATTCTGGCTTATTTGCGTGTAATCGTTAACCCGGCGGATGAGGTCAGCCTTGCCCGGATTATTAATGTACCCAAGCGGGGAATCGGTGAAGCTTCCCTGGGAAAAATAATTTCTTTTGCCCGTCAGGAAAGGCTGCCTGCCGGTTTGGCGGTGGAACGGGCCGGGGAAATACCCGGACTGACCGGTAAGGCCAAAAAACAAGCAGTGCTTTTAGGCGAGCTTTTTCAGGAGTGGCGCCGGCAGCAAGAGTTCTTTTCTGTAACTGAACTCACCGTAGAAATTTTGGAGCGCACCGGTTATCGTCAGGAACTGGCGGACGAAGGTACTATCGAGGCCCGCACCCGCCTGGAAAACCTGGATGAATTTCTTTCGGTAACCAAAGCCTACGATCAAGAAACACCAGAAGGAAGCCTGAGCGAATTTTTGTCTGAGCTGTCTTTGGTGACTGATGCAGACCAGGTTGATCAGGATGCTGATCAGGTAAATATGATGACATTGCATACCGCCAAAGGGTTAGAATTTCCGACAGTATTTCTTGTAGCCATGGAGGAGGGGGTTTTTCCTCATTCCCGTGCCTTACTGGAAGCAGTGGAACTGGAAGAAGAGAGACGCCTGGCTTATGTAGGGCTGACCAGGGCACAGGAAAGGCTCTACCTAACGCACAGCTTTGAGCGCACGCTGTACGGCAATATGAACTATAATAAACCTTCCCGGTTTCTGGAGGAAATATCACCTGAATTAATTGAAAGTGCGGGCTTAAATCGAATGAATCGTTATTCTCCGATCTCTCCGGGAATAAAAACTAAAGAATCTATCCGGAAAAAAACCACCGGGCCGGAATTTATCCTGGGGGATAAGGTGCAGCACCGCAAATGGGGGGTAGGTGTTATTGTCGGAATTGCCGGTAAGGGGCAGGATGCCCAATTGAGAGTTGCCTTCCCTGACCTGGGGATAAAAACCCTTATAGCTGGTTATGCCCCTCTTGAGAAGGCTGAGTAA